The following are encoded in a window of Anas platyrhynchos isolate ZD024472 breed Pekin duck chromosome 30, IASCAAS_PekinDuck_T2T, whole genome shotgun sequence genomic DNA:
- the LOC119714858 gene encoding olfactory receptor 14C36-like, whose amino-acid sequence MSNSSSISEFLLLPFADTRELQILHFAFFLGIYLAALLGNGLILTAVACDHRLHTPMYFFLLNIALLDLGCISTTVPKAMANSLWDTRAISYSGCVAQVFLFVFLVSAEYFLLTVMSYDRYVAICKPLHYGSLLGSRACAQMAAAAWGSGVLYALLHTANTFSLPLCQGNAVDQFFCEIPQIMKISCTHSYLKIFWVVVIGVSLAFGCFVFILFSYVQIFRAVLRMPSEQGQHKVFSTCLPHLFVVSLFISTGFFAYMKPPSISSPSLNLVVAVLYSVMPPTLNPLIYSIRNKELKWAIRKVVSWMFLNSDKFPLFPEVT is encoded by the coding sequence atgtccaacagcagctccatctccgagttcctcctcctgccattcgcagacacacgggagctgcagatCCTGCACTTCGCgttcttcctgggcatctacctggctgccctcctgggcaacggcctcatcctcaccgccgtagcctgtgaccaccgcctccacacccccatgtacttcttcctcctcaacattgccctcctcgacctgggctgcatctccactaCTGTCCCCAAAGCTATGGCCAATtctctgtgggacaccagggccatctcctactCAGGATGTGTTGCCcaggtctttctgtttgtctttttggTCTCAGCggaatattttcttctcactgtcatgtcttacgaccgctacgttgccatctgcaagcccctgcactatgggagcctcctgggcagcagagcttgtgcccagatggcagcagctgcctggggcagtggggttctctatgctctgctgcacactgccaatacattttccctgcccctctgccaaggcaatgccgtggaccagttcttctgtgaaatcccccagattaTGAAGATATCCTGCACACATTCCTACCTGAAGATTTTTTGGGTAGTTGTGATTGGGGTCTCTTTAGCgtttggctgttttgttttcattcttttttcctatgtgcagatcttcagggctgtgctgaggatgccctcagaacagggccagcacaaagtcttttccacatgcctccctcacctgtttgTGGTTTCCCTGTTTATCAGCACTGGCTTTTTTGCTTAcatgaagcccccctccatctcctctccatccctgaaCCTGGtagtggcagttctgtactcggtgatGCCTCCAACattgaaccccctcatctacagcatcaGGAATAAGGAGCTTAAGTGGGCTATTAGGAAAGTAGTTTCATGGATGTTTCTCAATAGTGAcaaatttcccctctttccaGAAGTGACTTAA